The Apus apus isolate bApuApu2 chromosome 21, bApuApu2.pri.cur, whole genome shotgun sequence genome has a segment encoding these proteins:
- the ZMYM4 gene encoding zinc finger MYM-type protein 4 isoform X1 has product MAEAKEEGPGPRARFEDKSDAVFDITEKCGEILDAEMSEDTDHNLTPALDSISYGIQNRTGSANSLLDDDDEDYFLNSGDLAGIPVVGSDNDEDQNFTPKDTLSSVIHNEDHLEEGKRATEHELDSEKEIQIQNAIQKDLTSPFEQGPVFKSIRKDFSIARDNGKETFSTKDKNREGHFQEREKRLEKIPKDMDSRLKSSFLDKAVHNQVEETLRTQLAPQTPESNFRESSYLFSSKESIGQELGNSFAPNIRIKEEPLDDEYDKAMAPQQGLLDKIKDEPDNSKEYGQQPKSQEGELKISAVFSVSGSPLAPQLSSSFQPAVASSGMSKMLPSVPSTAVRVSCSGCKKNLQKGQTAYQRKGSTQLFCSTLCLTGYTVPASRPPASTKKTCSSCSKDILNPKDVITAQFDNTSSSKDFCSQSCLSTYEQKRKPVMTIHTNSISTKCSMCQKNAVIRHEVNYQNVVHKLCSDACFSKFRSANNLTMNCCENCGGYCYSGSGQCHTLQIEGHSKKFCNAACVTAYKKKSAKITPCTLCKSLRSSAEMVESTNNLGKTELFCSVNCLSAYRVKMVTSAGVQVQCNSCKISANPQYHLAMSDGSIRNFCSYSCVVAFQNLFNKPAGMNSSVVPLSQGQVIVSIPSGAAVSAGGTTSTVSPSSMSTSAAAGLQRLAAQSQQVTFARPVVKLRCQHCNRLFATKPELLDYKGKMFQFCGKTCCDEYKKRSSVVAMCEYCKVEKIIKETVRFSGVDKSFCSEGCKLLYKHDLAKRWGKHCKMCSYCLQSAPKLVQNHFGGKMEEFCSEECMSKFTVLFYQMAKCDGCKRQGKLSESMKWHGEIKHFCNLLCILLFCNQQISDPSPPNNTANLSMAPASSSGPPLRKDSTPVIANVVSLASTPAAQPTVNSNNVLQGAVPTVTAKIIGDASTQTDALKLPPSQPPRLLKNKALLCKPITQTKATSCKPHTQNKECQTEEEEVQPRIVVVPVPVPVFVPVPLHLYTQYTPVPLGMPVPVPVPMFFPTTLDNADKIIETIQDIKERIPTNPFEADLLQMAEMIAEDEDKDKTHSHGGSQTSEHELFLDPKIFEKDQGSTYSGDLESEAVSTPHSWEDELNHYALRSNPLPEPDPELKQFSKGDVEQDLEADFPSDSFDPLSKGLGLHSRSRSRRRHRDGFPQPKRRGRKKSVVSVEPRSLMQGSYPGCSVSGMALKYMYGVNAWKNWVQWKNAQEEQGDLKFSVHPVKLKEDILSCTFAELSFGLCQFIQEVRRPNGEKYDPDSILYLCLGIQQYLFENGRIDNIFTEPYSRFMIELTKLLKIWEPTILPNGYMFSRIEEEHLWECKQLGAYSPIVLLNTLLFFNTKYFQLKNVSEHLKLSFAHVMRRTRILKYNTKMTYLRFFPPFQKQEVDSDKLSVGKRKRSEDEEVSTAVEMAENTDNPLRCPVRLYEFYLSKCSESVKQRSDVFYLQPERSCVPNSPMWYSTLPIDPGTLDIMLTRILMVREVHEELAKVKSEDSDIELSD; this is encoded by the exons TTTGAAGATAAATCTGATGCGGTATTTgatattacagaaaaat GTGGTGAAATCCTGGATGCAGAAATGTCTGAGGACACTGACCACAACTTAACACCTGCCCTTGACAGCATATCCTATGGAATACAGAATCGAACAGGATCTGCAAACTCGCTGctggatgatgatgatgaagattATTTTCTGAACTCTGGGGACCTTGCAGGCATACCTGTTGTTGGGAGTGACAATGATGAGGATCAAAATTTCACCCCAAAAGACACTCTTTCTTCAGTGATTCACAATGAAGACCATCTGGAAGAGGGCAAGAGAGCTACAGAGCATGAGTTggacagtgaaaaagaaattcagattcAGAACGCAATCCAAAAGGATCTCACTTCACCATTTGAGCAGGGCCCTGTATTTAAATCAATTCGAAAGGATTTTAGCATAGCACGAGACAATGGCAAAGAGACTTTTTCAACAAAGGACAAGAATAGAGAAGGACATTTTCAAGAACGTGAAAAACGTTTGGAAAAAATCCCTAAAGATATGGATTCTAGattgaaaagcagttttcttgACAAAGCAG TTCATAATCAAGTAGAAGAAACATTACGGACGCAGTTAGCGCCACAAACTCCAGAATCTAACTTCAGG GAGTCTAGCTACCTATTTTCTAGTAAGGAATCTATTGGACAAGAGCTGGGGAATTCCTTTGCACCAAATATTAGAATTAAGGAGGAGCCTTTGGATGACGAATATGATAAAGCTATGGCCCCACAGCAGGGACTATTAGACAAAATTAAAGATGAACCTGATAATTCCAAG GAGTACGGGCAACAGCCAAAATCTCAGGAAGGGGAGCTGAAAATCAGTGCCGTATTTTCAGTCAGTGGCAGTCCTCTTG ctccACAGCTGTCATCAAGTTTCCAGCCTGCTGTGGCATCCTCTGGCATGAGTAAAATGCTTCCCTCAGTTCCAAGCACAGCTGTTCGGGTTTCCTGTTCTGGctgtaaaaaaaacctgcagaaggGGCAAACTGCCTACCAGAGGAAAGGCTCTACCCAGCTCTTCTGCTCCACACTGTGCCTCACTGGATACACTGTTCCAGCTTCTCGCCCACCAGCTTCtaccaagaaaacctgctcaAGCTGCTCAAA aGACATTCTAAATCCAAAGGATGTGATCACTGCCCAGTTTGACAATACAAGCTCCAGCAAGGATTTCTGCAGCCAGTCTTGTCTGTCTACATACGAGCAGAAAAGGAAACCTGTTATGACTATTCATACTAACAGCATTTCAACCAAGTGCAGCATGTGCCAGAAGAACGCGGTG aTTAGACACGAAGTGAATTACCAGAACGTGGTGCACAAGCTGTGCAGTGATGCCTGCTTCTCCAAGTTCCGCTCGGCCAACAACCTGACCATGAACTGCTGTGAGAACTGCGGGGGTTACTGCTACAGCGGCTCCGGCCAGTGCCACACGCTGCAGATAGAGGGGCACTCCAAGAAGTTCTGCAATGCAGCTTGTGTCACAGCCTACAAGAAG AAGTCAGCTAAAATTACACCTTGCACACTGTGTAAATCCTTGAGATCCTCAGCCGAGATGGTAGAGAGTACAAATAACTTGGGAAAAACTGAACTGTTTTGCTCTGTTAACTGCTTGTCAGCATACAGAGTAAAAATGGTTACTTCTGCAG GTGTTCAAGTTCAGTGCAACAGCTGTAAAATTTCAGCAAACCCTCAGTATCACTTGGCCATGTCAGACGGGAGCATACGCAATTTTTGCAGCTACAGCTGCGTGGTGGCTTTTCAG AATTTGTTCAACAAGCCTGCAGGAATGAACTCCTCAGTGGTTCCTCTGTCACAAGGTCAAGTCATTGTCAGCATTCCCTCGGGGGCAGCGGTGTCGGCAGGTGGCACCACCTCCACTGTGTCCCCAAGCTCCATGagcacttcagctgcagctggtcTACAGAGGCTGGCTGCCCAGTCCCAGCAAGTCACTTTTGCCCGCCCTGTTGTAAAACTCAGGTGTCAGCACTGTAACAGATTGTTTGCAACCAAACCAGAGCTGCTTGACTACAAG GGTAAAATGTTCCAGTTTTGTGGGAAGACCTGCTGTGATGAATATAAGAAGAGGAGCAGTGTGGTGGCAATGTGTGAATACTGCAAAGTGGAGAAAATTATCAAGGAGACAGTGCGGTTCTCAGGCGTAGATAAGTCATTCTGTAGTGAAG GTTGTAAACTGCTCTATAAACATGACTTGGCTAAACGCTGGggaaaacactgtaaaatgtGCAGCTACTGTTTACAGTCTGCCCCCAAACTGGTCCAGAATCACTTTGGGGGGAAAATGGAGGAATTTTGCTCAGAGGAGTGCATGTCTAAATTCACAGTATTGTTTTACCAG ATGGCAAAGTGTGATGGTTGTAAGAGACAAGGTAAACTCAGTGAGTCCATGAAATGGCATGGGGAAATCAAGCATTTTTGCAATCTGCTTTGTATTCTGTTGTTCTGTAATCAGCAAATTTCTGACCCTTCACCCCCAAACAACACAG CAAACCTTTCTATGGCACCAGCTTCTTCCTCAGGCCCTCCTTTGAGAAAGGACTCAACTCCAGTCATTGCCAATGTGGTGTCCCTTGCAAGCacccctgctgcccagcccacTGTTAATTCCAACAATGTTTTACAGG GTGCAGTCCCTACTGTGACAGCAAAAATAATAGGAGAT GCTAGTACTCAGACAGATGCCCTAAAGCTGCCACCATCACAACCACCCAGActtctaaaaaataaagcattattGTGCAAGCCTATCACACAGACTAAGGCCACCTCATGCAAACctcacacacaaaacaaagaatgCCAGACAG aagaagaagaagttCAACCCCGAATCGTTGTGGTACCTGTTCCTGTCCCAGTGTTTGTGCCAGTCCCCCTTCACCTCTACACACAGTACACACCAGTTCCTCTCGGGATGCCAGTACCT GTACCGGTTCCCATGTTCTTCCCAACTACCCTGGATAATGCTGATAAGATAATTGAAACTATTCAGGATATCAAGGAAAGGATTCCCACAAATCCATTTGAAGCTGACCTCCTTCAGATGGCAGAAATGATTGCAGAAGATGAGGACAAAGATAAAACACACTCTCATGGTG gatCTCAAACATCTGAGCACGAGCTCTTCCTGGACCCCAAGATATTTGAGAAAG ACCAGGGCAGCACTTACAGTGGAGATCTGGAATCAGAAGCAGTGTCCACCCCGCACAGCTGGGAGGATGAGCTGAATCACTATGCCTTACGatcaaaccccctgccagagcctgACCCAGAGCTGAAGCAATTCTCCAAAGGTGATGTGGAGCAGGACCTGGAGGCAGATTTTCCATCAG ACTCATTTGACCCTCTCAGTAAAGGACTGGGTTTGCATTCACGTTCACGATCGAGACGGAGACACAGGGATGGTTTCCCTCAGCCAAAGAGACGG GGACGGAAGAAGTCTGTGGTTTCTGTAGAGCCTCGGAGTCTGATGCAGGGCTCCTACCCAGGCTGCTCTGTTTCTGGGATGGCCCTGAAGTATATGTATGGGGTAAATGCCTGGAAAAACTGGGTCCAATGGAAAAACGCACAGGAAGAACAAGGGGACCTGAAGTTTTCAG TTCATCCTGTGAAACTCAAGGAGGACATTCTCTCATGCACTTTTGCTGAGCTGAGTTTTGGCTTGTGCCAGTTTATTCAAGAGGTGCGGAGaccaaatggagaaaaatatgaTCCTGACAGCATCTTATACTTGTGCCTTGGAATTCAGCAG tACCTGTTTGAGAATGGTAGAATAGATAACATTTTTACCGAGCCCTATTCCAGGTTTATGATTGAACTTACAAAACTTTTGAAAATCTGGGAACCTACAATTCTTCCAAATG GTTACATGTTCTCGAGAATTGAAGAGGAGCACTTGTGGGAATGTAAACAGCTGGGTGCATATTCCCCTATTGTTTTATTGAACACACTTCTGTTCTTCAACACCAAATACTTCCAACTAAAGAATGTCAGTGAGCACCTGAAACTCTCCTTTGCCCATGTTATGAGGCGCACCCGAATTCTGAAGTATAATACTAAGATGACATATTTACGGTTTTTCCCACCCTTTCAAAAACAAGAAGTAGACTCAG ATAAATTGTCTGTAGGCAAAAGGAAACGCAGTGAAGATGAGGAGGTTTCAACAGCAGTGGAAATGGCTGAAAACACAGACAATCCCCTGCGATGTCCAGTCCGACTGTATGAATTTTACTTATCAAAATG ctccGAAAGTGTGAAGCAGAGGAGCGACGTGTTCTACCTGCAGCCCGAGCGCTCCTGTGTGCCCAACAGCCCCATGTGGTATTCCACACTGCCCATAGACCCAGGAACCTTGGACATCATGTTAACACGTATTCTTATGGTGAGGGAGGTACATGAAGAACTTGCCAAAGTCAAATCAGAGGACTCTGATATTGAGTTATCAGACTAA
- the ZMYM4 gene encoding zinc finger MYM-type protein 4 isoform X2: MAEAKEEGPGPRARFEDKSDAVFDITEKCGEILDAEMSEDTDHNLTPALDSISYGIQNRTGSANSLLDDDDEDYFLNSGDLAGIPVVGSDNDEDQNFTPKDTLSSVIHNEDHLEEGKRATEHELDSEKEIQIQNAIQKDLTSPFEQGPVFKSIRKDFSIARDNGKETFSTKDKNREGHFQEREKRLEKIPKDMDSRLKSSFLDKAVHNQVEETLRTQLAPQTPESNFRESSYLFSSKESIGQELGNSFAPNIRIKEEPLDDEYDKAMAPQQGLLDKIKDEPDNSKEYGQQPKSQEGELKISAVFSVSGSPLAPQLSSSFQPAVASSGMSKMLPSVPSTAVRVSCSGCKKNLQKGQTAYQRKGSTQLFCSTLCLTGYTVPASRPPASTKKTCSSCSKDILNPKDVITAQFDNTSSSKDFCSQSCLSTYEQKRKPVMTIHTNSISTKCSMCQKNAVIRHEVNYQNVVHKLCSDACFSKFRSANNLTMNCCENCGGYCYSGSGQCHTLQIEGHSKKFCNAACVTAYKKSAKITPCTLCKSLRSSAEMVESTNNLGKTELFCSVNCLSAYRVKMVTSAGVQVQCNSCKISANPQYHLAMSDGSIRNFCSYSCVVAFQNLFNKPAGMNSSVVPLSQGQVIVSIPSGAAVSAGGTTSTVSPSSMSTSAAAGLQRLAAQSQQVTFARPVVKLRCQHCNRLFATKPELLDYKGKMFQFCGKTCCDEYKKRSSVVAMCEYCKVEKIIKETVRFSGVDKSFCSEGCKLLYKHDLAKRWGKHCKMCSYCLQSAPKLVQNHFGGKMEEFCSEECMSKFTVLFYQMAKCDGCKRQGKLSESMKWHGEIKHFCNLLCILLFCNQQISDPSPPNNTANLSMAPASSSGPPLRKDSTPVIANVVSLASTPAAQPTVNSNNVLQGAVPTVTAKIIGDASTQTDALKLPPSQPPRLLKNKALLCKPITQTKATSCKPHTQNKECQTEEEEVQPRIVVVPVPVPVFVPVPLHLYTQYTPVPLGMPVPVPVPMFFPTTLDNADKIIETIQDIKERIPTNPFEADLLQMAEMIAEDEDKDKTHSHGGSQTSEHELFLDPKIFEKDQGSTYSGDLESEAVSTPHSWEDELNHYALRSNPLPEPDPELKQFSKGDVEQDLEADFPSDSFDPLSKGLGLHSRSRSRRRHRDGFPQPKRRGRKKSVVSVEPRSLMQGSYPGCSVSGMALKYMYGVNAWKNWVQWKNAQEEQGDLKFSVHPVKLKEDILSCTFAELSFGLCQFIQEVRRPNGEKYDPDSILYLCLGIQQYLFENGRIDNIFTEPYSRFMIELTKLLKIWEPTILPNGYMFSRIEEEHLWECKQLGAYSPIVLLNTLLFFNTKYFQLKNVSEHLKLSFAHVMRRTRILKYNTKMTYLRFFPPFQKQEVDSDKLSVGKRKRSEDEEVSTAVEMAENTDNPLRCPVRLYEFYLSKCSESVKQRSDVFYLQPERSCVPNSPMWYSTLPIDPGTLDIMLTRILMVREVHEELAKVKSEDSDIELSD; this comes from the exons TTTGAAGATAAATCTGATGCGGTATTTgatattacagaaaaat GTGGTGAAATCCTGGATGCAGAAATGTCTGAGGACACTGACCACAACTTAACACCTGCCCTTGACAGCATATCCTATGGAATACAGAATCGAACAGGATCTGCAAACTCGCTGctggatgatgatgatgaagattATTTTCTGAACTCTGGGGACCTTGCAGGCATACCTGTTGTTGGGAGTGACAATGATGAGGATCAAAATTTCACCCCAAAAGACACTCTTTCTTCAGTGATTCACAATGAAGACCATCTGGAAGAGGGCAAGAGAGCTACAGAGCATGAGTTggacagtgaaaaagaaattcagattcAGAACGCAATCCAAAAGGATCTCACTTCACCATTTGAGCAGGGCCCTGTATTTAAATCAATTCGAAAGGATTTTAGCATAGCACGAGACAATGGCAAAGAGACTTTTTCAACAAAGGACAAGAATAGAGAAGGACATTTTCAAGAACGTGAAAAACGTTTGGAAAAAATCCCTAAAGATATGGATTCTAGattgaaaagcagttttcttgACAAAGCAG TTCATAATCAAGTAGAAGAAACATTACGGACGCAGTTAGCGCCACAAACTCCAGAATCTAACTTCAGG GAGTCTAGCTACCTATTTTCTAGTAAGGAATCTATTGGACAAGAGCTGGGGAATTCCTTTGCACCAAATATTAGAATTAAGGAGGAGCCTTTGGATGACGAATATGATAAAGCTATGGCCCCACAGCAGGGACTATTAGACAAAATTAAAGATGAACCTGATAATTCCAAG GAGTACGGGCAACAGCCAAAATCTCAGGAAGGGGAGCTGAAAATCAGTGCCGTATTTTCAGTCAGTGGCAGTCCTCTTG ctccACAGCTGTCATCAAGTTTCCAGCCTGCTGTGGCATCCTCTGGCATGAGTAAAATGCTTCCCTCAGTTCCAAGCACAGCTGTTCGGGTTTCCTGTTCTGGctgtaaaaaaaacctgcagaaggGGCAAACTGCCTACCAGAGGAAAGGCTCTACCCAGCTCTTCTGCTCCACACTGTGCCTCACTGGATACACTGTTCCAGCTTCTCGCCCACCAGCTTCtaccaagaaaacctgctcaAGCTGCTCAAA aGACATTCTAAATCCAAAGGATGTGATCACTGCCCAGTTTGACAATACAAGCTCCAGCAAGGATTTCTGCAGCCAGTCTTGTCTGTCTACATACGAGCAGAAAAGGAAACCTGTTATGACTATTCATACTAACAGCATTTCAACCAAGTGCAGCATGTGCCAGAAGAACGCGGTG aTTAGACACGAAGTGAATTACCAGAACGTGGTGCACAAGCTGTGCAGTGATGCCTGCTTCTCCAAGTTCCGCTCGGCCAACAACCTGACCATGAACTGCTGTGAGAACTGCGGGGGTTACTGCTACAGCGGCTCCGGCCAGTGCCACACGCTGCAGATAGAGGGGCACTCCAAGAAGTTCTGCAATGCAGCTTGTGTCACAGCCTACAAGAAG TCAGCTAAAATTACACCTTGCACACTGTGTAAATCCTTGAGATCCTCAGCCGAGATGGTAGAGAGTACAAATAACTTGGGAAAAACTGAACTGTTTTGCTCTGTTAACTGCTTGTCAGCATACAGAGTAAAAATGGTTACTTCTGCAG GTGTTCAAGTTCAGTGCAACAGCTGTAAAATTTCAGCAAACCCTCAGTATCACTTGGCCATGTCAGACGGGAGCATACGCAATTTTTGCAGCTACAGCTGCGTGGTGGCTTTTCAG AATTTGTTCAACAAGCCTGCAGGAATGAACTCCTCAGTGGTTCCTCTGTCACAAGGTCAAGTCATTGTCAGCATTCCCTCGGGGGCAGCGGTGTCGGCAGGTGGCACCACCTCCACTGTGTCCCCAAGCTCCATGagcacttcagctgcagctggtcTACAGAGGCTGGCTGCCCAGTCCCAGCAAGTCACTTTTGCCCGCCCTGTTGTAAAACTCAGGTGTCAGCACTGTAACAGATTGTTTGCAACCAAACCAGAGCTGCTTGACTACAAG GGTAAAATGTTCCAGTTTTGTGGGAAGACCTGCTGTGATGAATATAAGAAGAGGAGCAGTGTGGTGGCAATGTGTGAATACTGCAAAGTGGAGAAAATTATCAAGGAGACAGTGCGGTTCTCAGGCGTAGATAAGTCATTCTGTAGTGAAG GTTGTAAACTGCTCTATAAACATGACTTGGCTAAACGCTGGggaaaacactgtaaaatgtGCAGCTACTGTTTACAGTCTGCCCCCAAACTGGTCCAGAATCACTTTGGGGGGAAAATGGAGGAATTTTGCTCAGAGGAGTGCATGTCTAAATTCACAGTATTGTTTTACCAG ATGGCAAAGTGTGATGGTTGTAAGAGACAAGGTAAACTCAGTGAGTCCATGAAATGGCATGGGGAAATCAAGCATTTTTGCAATCTGCTTTGTATTCTGTTGTTCTGTAATCAGCAAATTTCTGACCCTTCACCCCCAAACAACACAG CAAACCTTTCTATGGCACCAGCTTCTTCCTCAGGCCCTCCTTTGAGAAAGGACTCAACTCCAGTCATTGCCAATGTGGTGTCCCTTGCAAGCacccctgctgcccagcccacTGTTAATTCCAACAATGTTTTACAGG GTGCAGTCCCTACTGTGACAGCAAAAATAATAGGAGAT GCTAGTACTCAGACAGATGCCCTAAAGCTGCCACCATCACAACCACCCAGActtctaaaaaataaagcattattGTGCAAGCCTATCACACAGACTAAGGCCACCTCATGCAAACctcacacacaaaacaaagaatgCCAGACAG aagaagaagaagttCAACCCCGAATCGTTGTGGTACCTGTTCCTGTCCCAGTGTTTGTGCCAGTCCCCCTTCACCTCTACACACAGTACACACCAGTTCCTCTCGGGATGCCAGTACCT GTACCGGTTCCCATGTTCTTCCCAACTACCCTGGATAATGCTGATAAGATAATTGAAACTATTCAGGATATCAAGGAAAGGATTCCCACAAATCCATTTGAAGCTGACCTCCTTCAGATGGCAGAAATGATTGCAGAAGATGAGGACAAAGATAAAACACACTCTCATGGTG gatCTCAAACATCTGAGCACGAGCTCTTCCTGGACCCCAAGATATTTGAGAAAG ACCAGGGCAGCACTTACAGTGGAGATCTGGAATCAGAAGCAGTGTCCACCCCGCACAGCTGGGAGGATGAGCTGAATCACTATGCCTTACGatcaaaccccctgccagagcctgACCCAGAGCTGAAGCAATTCTCCAAAGGTGATGTGGAGCAGGACCTGGAGGCAGATTTTCCATCAG ACTCATTTGACCCTCTCAGTAAAGGACTGGGTTTGCATTCACGTTCACGATCGAGACGGAGACACAGGGATGGTTTCCCTCAGCCAAAGAGACGG GGACGGAAGAAGTCTGTGGTTTCTGTAGAGCCTCGGAGTCTGATGCAGGGCTCCTACCCAGGCTGCTCTGTTTCTGGGATGGCCCTGAAGTATATGTATGGGGTAAATGCCTGGAAAAACTGGGTCCAATGGAAAAACGCACAGGAAGAACAAGGGGACCTGAAGTTTTCAG TTCATCCTGTGAAACTCAAGGAGGACATTCTCTCATGCACTTTTGCTGAGCTGAGTTTTGGCTTGTGCCAGTTTATTCAAGAGGTGCGGAGaccaaatggagaaaaatatgaTCCTGACAGCATCTTATACTTGTGCCTTGGAATTCAGCAG tACCTGTTTGAGAATGGTAGAATAGATAACATTTTTACCGAGCCCTATTCCAGGTTTATGATTGAACTTACAAAACTTTTGAAAATCTGGGAACCTACAATTCTTCCAAATG GTTACATGTTCTCGAGAATTGAAGAGGAGCACTTGTGGGAATGTAAACAGCTGGGTGCATATTCCCCTATTGTTTTATTGAACACACTTCTGTTCTTCAACACCAAATACTTCCAACTAAAGAATGTCAGTGAGCACCTGAAACTCTCCTTTGCCCATGTTATGAGGCGCACCCGAATTCTGAAGTATAATACTAAGATGACATATTTACGGTTTTTCCCACCCTTTCAAAAACAAGAAGTAGACTCAG ATAAATTGTCTGTAGGCAAAAGGAAACGCAGTGAAGATGAGGAGGTTTCAACAGCAGTGGAAATGGCTGAAAACACAGACAATCCCCTGCGATGTCCAGTCCGACTGTATGAATTTTACTTATCAAAATG ctccGAAAGTGTGAAGCAGAGGAGCGACGTGTTCTACCTGCAGCCCGAGCGCTCCTGTGTGCCCAACAGCCCCATGTGGTATTCCACACTGCCCATAGACCCAGGAACCTTGGACATCATGTTAACACGTATTCTTATGGTGAGGGAGGTACATGAAGAACTTGCCAAAGTCAAATCAGAGGACTCTGATATTGAGTTATCAGACTAA